The Bombus vancouverensis nearcticus chromosome 9, iyBomVanc1_principal, whole genome shotgun sequence genome includes a window with the following:
- the LOC117159941 gene encoding putative inorganic phosphate cotransporter isoform X2, with amino-acid sequence MQIPSGYIATVWSAQKLLSIGVLLCGILNILTPTVAHYGSYIGVCICRVGMGLCQSCLLPCIQTLLSKWAPPSERARLGTLAYAGAQFGTVICFPISGELAASSIGWPSVFYTFGVLAIIWAIVFFFFGSDSPSKHSGISVKERRYIEDSLKTPGDKEKSDNTTALKTPWKAILTSVPMWALIIVHCGQNWGYWTLITELPIYMNNILQFKLEENGWISALPYLTMWILSFPTCWLADYALKKNISRGVIRKVCNTIAHWGPAIALICLGTMSVHDATVATTILVIAVGLNAGSLSGFQINHIDLSPNFAGTLMSITNCIASIIAIIAPIVCGIIAKDEKDVTQWNIIFYLSAAIYILGNLIFIIFGSTEIQPWNNPEITNIKGQSEKELTVI; translated from the exons ATGCAAATACCAAGTGGCTACATAGCTACAGTATGGAGCGCACAAAAATTACTCAGTATTGGAGTACTGCTTTGCGGAATCTTAAACATTTTGACACCGACCGTTGCTCATTATGGGAGTTACATTGGTGTTTGTATTTGTAGAGTAGGCATGGGACTGTGTCAGAGTTGTCTTTTACCGTGTATACAGACTCTGCTTTCTAAGTGGGCACCGCCATCCGAACGAGCACGACTTG GCACGCTTGCTTACGCTGGGGCACAATTTGGGACCGTGATTTGTTTTCCAATATCTGGAGAATTAGCAGCTTCGAGTATTGGCTGGCCATCTGTCTTTTATACGTTTGGTGTTTTAGCGATAATTTGGGccattgtatttttcttttttggttCGGACAGTCCTTCTAAGCACTCGGGGATATCGGTGAAAGAAAGGCGATATATAGAAGATAGCTTAAAAACTCCCGGGGATAAAGAAAAATCAGATAACACAAcg GCGTTGAAAACACCATGGAAAGCTATATTAACCTCAGTACCGATGTGGGCTCTTATAATTGTACATTGTGGACAAAATTGGGGCTATTGGACTCTTATCACAGAACTACCAATTTACAtgaacaatattttacaatttaagtTGGAGGAG AACGGTTGGATATCGGCGCTCCCTTATTTAACGATGTGGATACTAAGCTTTCCAACATGCTGGTTAGCTGATTATGCTTTAAAGAAGAATATCTCAAGAGGAGTAATTCGAAAAGTTTGCAATACGATTGCACACTGGGGACCAGCGATAGCTTTGATTTGCCTTGGTACGATGTCGGTGCACGATGCCACCGTGGCTACAACTATCCTTGTGATAGCTGTAGGTTTAAATGCTGGATCTCTATCCGGATTTCAAATTAATCATATCGACTTAAGTCCAAATTTCGCTGGCACCTTGATGTCCATTACAAATTGTATAGCATCTATAATTGCAATAATCGCACCAATAGTCTGCGGCATAATCGCAAAAGACGAG AAAGATGTGACCCAGTGGAATATAATATTCTACTTGTCTGCTGCTATTTACATTctaggaaatttaatttttattatttttggcaGTACTGAAATTCAACCATGGAACAATCCTGAAATTACGAATATCAAAGGACAAAGCGAGAAAGAATTAACAGTTATATGA